The following proteins are encoded in a genomic region of Montipora foliosa isolate CH-2021 chromosome 8, ASM3666993v2, whole genome shotgun sequence:
- the LOC137968181 gene encoding uncharacterized protein, whose protein sequence is MADLPQSRLAPFTPPFHHTSCDYFGPYQVRISCNKIVKHYAVIFTCLNTRAVHLELAADCTTMEFMQILRRFYALRGVPALMISDNGSQLVGAERELRKMVEGLDTEKLQEFSAERGMKWQFTTPAAPHQNSCAESLVKSCKIGLKKAIGGQVLTPLELQTCLVEVANLVNQRPIGRIPSDPDDGSYLCLNDMLLGRALSTVSQGPFRHTKNPRHRVEFVQRIVDSFWTRWTRDVFPSLLPRKQWHAEKRNVRVDDFVIVQTSNAIRGTWNVGRVVSVYPGKDGRVRNVKVKTRSDEYERPISKIAVIYPAEGYEDQDK, encoded by the coding sequence ATGGCTGACTTACCTCAAAGTCGTCTGGCACCGTTTACGCCACCGTTTCACCACACATCGTGTGATTACTTTGGCCCTTACCAAGTTAGGATCAGCTGCAACAAGATTGTCAAGCACTATGCTGTGATTTTTACATGCTTAAACACGAGAGCAGTTCATCTTGAACTAGCAGCGGATTGCACGACGATGgaatttatgcaaattcttaGAAGATTCTATGCATTAAGAGGGGTACCCGCGTTGATGATCAGCGACAATGGCTCCCAGTTAGTTGGTGCAGAACGAGAGCTGCGGAAAATGGTTGAGGGATTGGACACCGAGAAGTTACAAGAATTCTCTGCGGAAAGAGGAATGAAGTGGCAGTTCACGACCCCGGCCGCTCCACACCAGAACAGTTGTGCAGAATCCTTGGTAAAGAGTTGCAAGATCGGCTTAAAGAAGGCAATTGGCGGGCAAGTACTTACCCCACTGGAGCTGCAGACGTGTCTCGTTGAAGTTGCAAATTTAGTCAATCAGCGTCCAATAGGCCGAATTCCCAGTGATCCCGACGATGGTTCATATCTTTGCCTTAATGATATGTTACTTGGAAGAGCGTTGTCTACTGTTTCACAAGGACCATTCAGGCACACTAAGAATCCCAGGCACAGAGTTGAATTTGTCCAGAGAATAGTTGACTCCTTTTGGACCCGTTGGACAAGAGATGTCTTCCCGTCACTACTACCAAGGAAACAGTGGCATGCCGAGAAACGTAATGTTCGAGTTGATGACTTTGTAATCGTGCAAACTTCAAATGCAATTCGTGGAACATGGAATGTTGGCCGAGTAGTCAGTGTCTACCCCGGAAAGGATGGAAGGGTCAGGAACGTGAAAGTCAAAACCCGCAGTGACGAGTATGAACGGCCCATCAGCAAGATTGCGGTTATATACCCAGCAGAGGGATACGAAGACCAGGACAAGTAG
- the LOC137968186 gene encoding uncharacterized protein, whose translation MITIPLLELSAAVTALKQDRLLKRELEISVNAMSVFWTDIRAVLLYVKNETNRYHTFVANRVAIIRDGSQPNQWFRVNRDNNPADDASRGLTADLLLRQSRWLTGPAFLWKHGSMCPAQDELFGEIATNDPEVKREVRAAVSSLSTPKSPLLQYASRCSSWSLLVKVVAWLFRYRNNLLKASKGDKPRNGSFMLILEEIQRAEGEILKHVQRQSFPEETANPKKQVKKSSRLYMLDPIFVNGLLRVGGRLRNSQRIRLFSRKMIA comes from the coding sequence ATGATAACGATCCCTCTTCTGGAATTGTCTGCAGCGGTAACAGCTCTTAAGCAAGACAGATTATTGAAGAGAGAGTTGGAGATCTCAGTCAATGCAATGTCGGTCTTCTGGACGGACATTAGAGCAGTTCTGCTCTACGTCAAGAATGAAACAAATCGGTACCACACCTTTGTTGCCAATAGGGTGGCGATTATTCGTGACGGGTCTCAGCCTAATCAATGGTTTCGTGTCAATCGCGATAATAACCCTGCTGATGACGCCTCGCGTGGTTTGACGGCGGATCTTTTGCTTCGTCAAAGTCGTTGGTTAACGGGGCCGGCATTCCTTTGGAAGCATGGCAGCATGTGCCCAGCGCAAGATGAGCTATTTGGCGAGATTGCAACTAATGATCCTGAAGTGAAAAGAGAAGTTCGAGCTGCCGTGTCTTCTCTGAGCACCCCTAAAAGTCCATTATTGCAGTATGCTAGCAGATGTTCCTCATGGTCTCTACTGGTGAAAGTCGTTGCTTGGCTTTTCCGTTACAGAAATAATCTCCTCAAGGCGAGTAAAGGAGACAAACCACGAAATGGCAGTTTTATGCTTATCCTTGAAGAAATCCAACGGGCAGAGGGAGAAATTCTAAAGCACGTCCAACGGCAATCCTTCCCGGAAGAAACGGCAAATCCTAAGAAGCAGGTTAAGAAGAGTAGTCGCCTTTACATGCTCGACCCAATCTTTGTGAATGGTCTGTTGCGCGTGGGTGGTAGACTTCGCAACTCTCAAAGAATCAGATTATTCTCCCGAAAGATGATCGCGTGA
- the LOC137968189 gene encoding uncharacterized protein: protein MEGDSLRLVLNNVFAIYARNAEKLALFGSTLASESFNNSVASKAPKARHYSGSESLDFRVKAAACQKNIGHSYVSEVNKENCLSPGMVTSRRGIQLNNKAKKRKTHDETREAKRRRIELKEERSTRQYQNTVREGDTYQKDIGLWHSSDILEIPTPVTTPQNENLMSVNSTAKIMFDVETTSLANNADIIQLSAAHGQDEFNTYIMPEKEITPRASQVTHLAVVRGRLCLRGKPVDSKSANEGLKSFVEWLKAKGMPVVLFAHNAKSFDCKRIIYSLQKCASSFQSCVVGFVDTLILFKTILPQREKYSQESLVSDLLGISYSAHDSLEDVRALQQLVSYKEVNNEAISKSSFTLNYAINSTKYCLNKAVNLHSLRPLIASKVITKGMGDKIAGSGLTLSHLKLSILRGGKEGLKSVLTEKVNGKPRVTATSRIIAALFSYLHVGNM from the exons ATGGAGGGTGACAGCCTAAGACTGGTACTTAACAATGTGTTTGCAATCTATGCACGAAATGCTGAGAAGCTAGCCCTTTTTGGTAGTACCCTGGCCAGTGAATCATTTAATAACAGTGTTGCCAGTAAAGCACCTAAAGCACGGCACTACAGCGGCTCAGAGAGCTTGGATTTCAGGGTCAAAGCTGCAGCTTGCCAAAAAAACATTGGGCACAGCTATGTGTCAGAG GTCAACAAAGAAAACTGTTTATCGCCAGGAATGGTAACCAGTCGACGTGGGATACAACTGAATAACAAGGCCAAGAAAAGGAAAACTCACGATGAAACCAGAGAAGCCAAGAGGAGGAGGATTGAGTTAAAGGAGGAAAGGAGTACTCGCCAGTACCAAAATACTGTGAGAGAAGGGGACACATACCAAAAGGATATAGGACTGTGGCATAGCTCTGACATCTTAGAAATTCCAACCCCCGTTACAACACCACAGAATGAAAATTTGATGTCAGTCAATTCAACAGCTAAAATCATGTTTGATGTGGAAACAACAAGCCTTG CCAACAATGCTGACATTATACAACTCTCAGCTGCCCATGGACAAGATGAATTCAACACCTACATAATGCCAGAGAAAGAGATCACACCCAGAGCATCACAAGTCACCCATCTTGCAGTGGTAAGAGGAAGACTTTGCCTAAGAGGAAAGCCAGTGGATTCCAAAAGTGCAAATGAAGGCCTCAAGAGTTTCGTGGAGTGGTTAAAGGCAAAAGGGATGCCAGTAGTGCTGTTTGCTCACAATGCCAAATCTTTTGATTGCAAGCGTATAATTTATTCTCTCCAGAAATGTGCAAGTTCCTTTCAAAGTTGTGTTGTGGGGTTTGTTGATACATTAATATTGTTTAAAACAATTCTGCCACAAAGAGAGAAATACTCTCAGGAAAGTCTGGTGTCAGATCTTTTGGGAATTTCTTATAGTGCTCATGACTCTCTGGAAGATGTCAGGGCTCTTCAGCAACTTGTTTCCTACAAGGAAGTAAATAACGAAGCTATTAGCAAGTCCAGCTTCACCTTAAATTATGCCATCAACAGTACAAAGTACTGTCTAAACAAGGCTGTCAACTTACATAGCCTGCGGCCCCTTATTGCTTCAAAAGTTATTACCAAGGGCATGGGGGACAAAATTGCAGGTTCTGGGCTCACATTGAGCCATCTAAAGCTTTCAATCCTACGAGGTGGGAAGGAAGGGCTCAAAAGTGTTTTGACTGAAAAAGTCAATGGGAAACCCAGGGTAACAGCAACCTCAAGAATAATAGCTGCACTTTTCAGCTACTTACATGTTGGAAACATGTGA
- the LOC137968183 gene encoding uncharacterized protein has translation MKGPDLLNDLFGVVFRFRENQVAFIGDISKMYHRIRIPEMDHHVHRFLWGNLQTHRELDVYVKTVLTFGDKPAPAMAQIALRKTAEEAKEAFPAAAQVIQNNTYMDDICDSVPTKEEARDLTQDIDSVLETGGFRVKGWVSNKVETLDPPKENRKQQHSCKEEV, from the coding sequence ATGAAAGGACCCGACCTGTTGAATGACTTGTTTGGTGTTGTTTTCAGGTTCCGAGAAAATCAGGTGGCATTCATTGGGGACATATCCAAAATGTACCATAGAATCCGCATTCCAGAAATGGACCACCATGTGCACAGGTTCTTGTGGGGGAATTTACAGACACACCGTGAGCTAGACGTTTATGTCAAAACAGTCTTGACATTCGGAGATAAACCAGCCCCTGCAATGGCTCAGATAGCCCTTCGAAAAACAGCAGAAGAAGCGAAAGAAGCCTTCCCAGCAGCAGCGCAAGTAATTCAGAATAATACCTACATGGATGACATTTGCGACTCAGTACCAACCAAGGAAGAAGCACGCGACCTGACCCAAGATATAGACAGCGTACTGGAGACAGGAGGTTTTAGAGTAAAAGGCTGGGTGTCAAACAAAGTGGAAACATTAGACCCCCCAAAGGAGAACAGAAAGCAGCAACATTCCTGCAAGGAGGAAGTGTAG
- the LOC137968184 gene encoding uncharacterized protein has product MEYEPFVRAFESIIESKTSSSSERLYYLEQFTSGDMRELVRSCHYLPPENGYQEAQRLIRKKFGDNYHVVAVYETKALNWPDVKVEDGQALNRFAIFLMRCKNAMESSRNLTKLEQPETIKKLSLKLPFSLRVRWCRLVDEIMEDQGRAIRFNDLAEFVDHEARVATNPLFGKIVEDSRPRPDTRRGLLNKGSHKKTKKRRSFASHVNNCLTSPATRELPSSDLPPVEEVSCLYCNDHHALESCKSLRSLCFFASVVCPLNT; this is encoded by the coding sequence ATGGAATATGAACCCTTCGTAAGAGCGTTTGAGAGTATAATCGAGTCCAAGACGTCAAGCAGTAGCGAAAGGCTCTATTACCTTGAGCAGTTTACTAGTGGAGATATGAGAGAGCTCGTGCGATCGTGCCATTATCTCCCACCTGAAAATGGTTATCAAGAAGCTCAACGACTGATCAGGAAGAAGTTTGGTGATAATTACCACGTTGTAGCTGTATATGAAACCAAGGCATTGAATTGGCCCGATGTGAAAGTAGAGGATGGCCAAGCCCTAAATCGATTTGCTATTTTCCTTATGAGGTGCAAGAATGCCATGGAGAGTAGTAGGAACCTAACCAAGCTTGAGCAACCCGAAACCATTAAGAAGTTATCTCTGAAGTTGCCGTTCAGTTTAAGAGTAAGATGGTGCCGCTTGGTAGATGAAATCATGGAGGATCAAGGAAGGGCTATCCGGTTTAATGACCTCGCTGAGTTTGTCGACCATGAAGCTCGCGTAGCGACCAACCCTCTCTTCGGGAAGATTGTTGAAGACTCTAGGCCTAGACCTGATACACGTCGAGGTCTCTTGAATAAAGGATCCcacaagaaaacgaaaaaaagacgTAGTTTTGCTTCGCATGTTAACAATTGCCTGACCTCACCTGCCACCAGGGAATTGCCAAGTTCAGACTTACCTCCAGTAGAAGAAGTCTCTTGCCTTTATTGCAACGATCATCACGCACTAGAGAGCTGCAAATCTCTTAGGAGTCTTTGCTTCTTTGCTTCGGTTGTTTGTCCACTGAACACATAG
- the LOC137968190 gene encoding uncharacterized protein has translation MSGKLAKNKKIREGQRTHATKVLASMNEVLTEYDGSRSAKDKITQLSIALNEKLVTLKALDESILSAVDDGEIESEINASENFRAQIHEVLVKLQSCQVAHDEQENVQKQETHQEPKSSGNKSKLPKLTLNKFNGDPKRWQEWWDSFCVAVHDNSAISTVEKFTYLRSLLEGNAARATSGLQLTSANYSAALEVLRERFAQKQIIINSHMESLIKLKPVNVISDVKGIRAVLDRVEIQVRGLQSLGIDSAQYGALLIPIFLEKLPDELKLIVSRKHKDDWELISVLEAVKSEVEAQECSGIQSTTEKPPPRRPTFHTGSNNATASALLSGEGKFICLFCKGNHRASECHVVTNIEGRKSILKKQGRCFICLRRGGHLARNCDSNLQCVGCQGRHHLAVCDGRGVGDGDNSDSAVDGASNHPESPTSSMHVSSSMHVFLQTGIIERVDTTECPAVGPALTPTIFKILLRFRERKIALVGDIEKAFLNIKVQEQDRNVLRFLWIDSLEKYDPELVLYRFCRVVFGVNSSPFLLNATLRHHISQYSLDAEFVENLLNSFYVDDLVSGERNLERCLLLYEKSKKCLSAGGFNLRKWISNSPQLLELIREDRTRTKENCPETKPVVEETETYARVAVGHLEELDMKNEHKVLGLNWNCVSDEFIFKFEALLRLAESLEPTRRSLLKITSSFFDPQGILSPVLVQMKLLFQLLCQGNIAWGAPLPEPVRRQWKAWLQDLREVEQIMIPRCLYDGVEEVVTSYTLHGFGDASEKAYCAVVYLVLETSSGNYPVLLTSKTRVAPLAKQSIPRLELLSGVILARLASSVKEALQSQVQIDKTYLWLDSKTAIYWIKGSKEWKQFVQNRVNEILS, from the exons ATGTCGGGCAAATTGGCCAAGAATAAGAAGATACGCGAAGGACAGCGAACACACGCTACGAAAGTGCTTGCAAGCATGAATGAAGTTTTGACAGAATACGATGGTTCTAGGAGTGCAAAAGACAAGATCACTCAACTCAGCATCGCTTTGAATGAAAAGCTGGTGACATTGAAGGCACTGGACGAATCTATTTTATCTGCAGTCGACGATGGAGAAATTGAAAGCGAAATTAATGCGTCTGAAAATTTTCGCGCGCAAATTCACGAAGTGCTAGTTAAATTACAGAGTTGTCAAGTCGCTCACGACGAGCAGGAAAATGTACAGAAGCAAGAAACTCACCAGGAGCCAAAATCGAGTGGAAACAAGTCTAAGCTGCCGAAGTTAACACTGAACAAGTTTAACGGAGATCCGAAGCGCTGGCAAGAATGGTGGGATTCATTTTGTGTGGCTGTGCACGACAACAGCGCGATCTCGACAGTGGAAAAGTTTACTTATTTGCGAAGTCTTCTCGAAGGAAATGCAGCAAGGGCTACTTCCGGATTGCAGCTTACATCTGCTAACTACAGTGCGGCCTTGGAAGTTTTACGAGAAAGATTCGCCCAAAAACAAATCATTATTAATTCACACATGGAATCGTTGATCAAGTTGAAACCGGTAAACGTGATTTCAGACGTCAAAGGAATTCGCGCGGTTCTCGACAGGGTGGAAATTCAAGTTCGAGGCTTACAATCCCTTGGAATCGATTCAGCCCAGTATGGCGCCTTGTTGATAcctatttttttggaaaaactaCCGGATGAGTTGAAATTGATAGTGAGTAGGAAGCATAAGGACGACTGGGAGCTAATTTCTGTCTTAGAAGCCGTGAAATCCGAAGTTGAGGCACAGGAGTGCTCTGGCATTCAATCAACGACCGAAAAACCGCCTCCGAGGAGGCCAACATTTCACACGGGAAGCAACAACGCAACTGCGAGCGCCTTATTGAGTGGAGAGGGCAAATTTATCTGTTTGTTCTGCAAAGGAAATCATCGGGCGTCGGAATGCCATGTTGTGACGAATATCGAGGGAAGAAAGAGCATTTTGAAGAAGCAAGGACGGTGTTTTATTTGTTTACGGCGTGGAGGTCACTTGGCGCGTAATTGTGATTCCAATCTTCAGTGTGTAGGATGCCAGGGTCGTCACCATTTGGCTGTTTGTGATGGTAGAGGTGTAGGTGACGGCGACAATTCTGATTCTGCAGTAGATGGTGCTAGTAACCACCCTGAGTCACCTACATCTTCAATGCATGTAAGCTCAAGTATGCATGTCTTTCTTCAAACAGGAATTATTGAGCGAGTCGACACCACCGAATGCCCAGCTGTCG GTCCCGCTTTAACTCCTACCATTTTCAAGATTCTCCTCCGGTTCAGAGAAAGGAAGATCGCCCTAGTTGGGGATATTGAGAAAGCCTTCCTGAACATTAAGGTTCAGGAACAAGATCGCAATGTATTACGATTCTTATGGATTGACAGCCTTGAGAAGTATGACCCAGAATTAGTGCTGTATAGATTTTGTCGGGTTGTGTTTGGTGTCAATTCAAGTCCATTCCTGTTAAATGCTACCCTGCGACACCACATCAGTCAGTACAGTTTGGATGCAGAGTTTGTAGAGAACTTGCTGAATTCATTTTATGTCGATGACCTAGTGTCGGGAGAGAGAAATCTTGAGAGGTGTTTGTTGCTGTACGAGAAATCAAAGAAGTGCCTTTCAGCAGGAGGTTTTAACCTAAGGAAGTGGATCTCCAATTCGCCCCAGCTCCTTGAATTAATTCGAGAAGATAGAACCAGAACCAAGGAGAACTGCCCTGAAACAAAGCCAGTAGTTGAAGAGACTGAGACCTATGCAAGAGTTGCTGTGGGACATTTGGAGGAGCTAGATATGAAGAATGAACACAAGGTCCTGGGACTGAATTGGAACTGTGTTTCTGACgagtttattttcaaatttgaagCACTACTGAGGTTAGCAGAAAGCCTGGAGCCAACTAGAAGAAGTCTGTTGAAGATCACTTCAAGTTTCTTTGACCCCCAAGGAATACTCAGTCCAGTATTAGTACAGATGAAGTTGTTGTTTCAATTGTTGTGCCAGGGAAACATTGCCTGGGGTGCCCCACTGCCGGAGCCAGTCAGAAGGCAGTGGAAGGCATGGCTTCAGGATCTGAGAGAAGTTGAGCAAATCATGATTCCCCGGTGTTTGTATGACGGTGTCGAGGAAGTAGTTACCTCCTACACCCTTCACGGATTTGGAGATGCCTCTGAGAAGGCCTATTGTGCTGTTGTGTACTTGGTGCTAGAGACAAGCAGTGGGAACTATCCAGTGCTCTTGACATCCAAAACTAGAGTGGCACCATTGGCGAAACAGTCTATCCCTAGACTAGAATTGTTATCTGGAGTTATACTTGCAAGGCTCGCGTCTTCAGTGAAGGAAGCATTGCAGTCGCAAGTTCAAATCGACAAGACCTATTTGTGGTTAGACAGCAAGACTGCAATCTACTGGATCAAGGGATCAAAGGAGTGGAAGCAGTTTGTTCAGAACCGTGTAAACGAAATCTTGTCATGA
- the LOC137968187 gene encoding uncharacterized protein, which yields MADLPEDRVRPDRPPFTSVGLDFFGPFQVRRGRSLVKRYGVIFTCLAIRAVHIEVAFSLDTDSFLLALRRFIARRGQKNIKWTFSPPYGSHFGGIWERCIRTIRKILQSLLREQITDDESLPTLMCEIESILNRRPISAVSSDPCDLQALTPNHLLLLKYEAPLPPGLFQHKDLLSRRRWRQVQYLTDVFWRRWLKEFLPLLQIRQKWVRPRRNVAVGDIILVATESSHRNSWPLGKIVEVFPDKRGFVRRAKLSMKSGVFERPIDKLCLLVEGEE from the exons ATGGCTGACTTGCCAGAAGATCGCGTTCGACCTGACAGACCACCGTTCACGTCAGTTGGCTTAGATTTCTTTGGTCCATTCCAAGTTCGTCGTGGTCGTAGTCTCGTTAAGAGATACGGTGTAATTTTCACCTGCTTAGCTATCCGCGCTGTGCATATAGAAGTTGCTTTCAGCCTCGACACAGACTCCTTTCTGTTGGCTCTTCGAAGATTTATTGCGAGAAGAGGTCAA aaaaatatcaagtgGACCTTCAGCCCCCCTTACGGTTCCCATTTTGGAGGTATCTGGGAAAGATGCATACGAACCATCAGGAAGATTCTTCAGTCCTTACTTAGGGAACAAATAACGGATGATGAAAGTCTACCCACGCTAATGTGCGAGATCGAGAGCATCCTTAACAGACGACCCATTTCGGCCGTATCCAGCGACCCCTGCGACTTGCAGGCCTTGACTCCTAATCATTTGCTTTTACTAAAATATGAAGCCCCCTTGCCTCCTGGTCTATTCCAGCACAAAGATCTACTTTCAAGACGCCGTTGGAGGCAAGTGCAGTATCTCACTGATGTGTTTTGGAGAAGATGGTTGAAGGAATTTCTTCCCCTTTTACAGATTCGTCAAAAATGGGTTCGTCCAAGGAGAAATGTGGCAGTTGGAGACATCATCTTAGTAGCAACTGAAAGTTCACACCGTAATTCGTGGCCTTTAGGGAAAATCGTTGAGGTGTTCCCCGACAAGAGAGGATTTGTTCGCCGTGCGAAACTGAGCATGAAATCAGGTGTTTTTGAAAGACCTATTGATAAACTCTGCCTTCTGGTTGAAGGAGAAGAATGA
- the LOC137968185 gene encoding uncharacterized protein — MLKDYYNGDFPESSADDKPEMSQEELRFLKVLNSTAVLKEGHYEMALPFRDREVAVPNNRVQAEQRALWLKRKFHGNKNLYADYKVFMAEILERGYAHKVPVHTQALNCVKWYIPHHGIYHPRKPGKIRVVFDCSAKFQGKSLNDQLLKGPDLTNTLFGVLMRFRQERIAIMADIEAMFYQVRVAEEDRTFLRFLWWPEGNLDKNLEEYQMVVHLFGAASSPACSNFALRKTAEDNSDHFPREVVSSVNKNIYVDDCLKSLPSTEEALQHASDLKCLLSRGGFHLTKWVSNSRRILDAIPEAERTKEVKNLDLSKENLPFERALGV; from the coding sequence ATGCTGAAGGACTACTACAATGGTGATTTCCCCGAATCCAGTGCTGATGATAAACCTGAGATGTCCCAAGAGGAGCTGCGTTTCTTAAAAGTGCTAAATAGTACGGCAGTTCTGAAAGAAGGTCATTACGAAATGGCTTTGCCATTCAGAGATCGTGAAGTCGCAGTGCCAAACAATCGGGTACAAGCTGAACAGCGAGCGCTATGGCTGAAGCGGAAGTTCCATGGTAACAAGAACCTGTATGCTGACTACAAGGTCTTTATGGCTGAGATTCTAGAGAGGGGTTACGCCCATAAAGTTCCTGTGCACACGCAAGCGTTAAACTGTGTAAAATGGTATATCCCACACCACGGCATCTACCATCCTCGCAAGCCTGGTAAAATACGAGTCGTTTTCGACTGTTCTGCGAAGTTTCAAGGAAAGTCGCTCAATGATCAGTTGCTCAAGGGTCCAGACTTAACGAACACGTTGTTCGGTGTATTGATGAGGTTTCGCCAAGAAAGGATAGCAATCATGGCGGATATTGAAGCGATGTTTTACCAGGTTAGGGTAGCCGAAGAAGACCGAACCTTCCTACGTTTCCTGTGGTGGCCTGAGGGTAACCTGGACAAAAATCTTGAAGAGTATCAGATGGTTGTGCATTTGTTTGGAGCAGCTTCCTCTCCAGCATGTTCCAACTTTGCCCTGCGAAAGACGGCAGAGGACAATAGCGACCACTTTCCAAGGGAAGTTGTAAGCTCGGTTAACAAGAACATTTATGTAGACGATTGCCTGAAATCTTTACCATCAACTGAAGAAGCTTTGCAACATGCAAGTGATTTGAAATGTTTGCTGTCAAGAGGTGGATTTCATCTGACCAAATGGGTTAGTAATAGTCGCAGAATCCTTGATGCCATCCCTGAAGCCGAGCGCACCAAAGAAGTAAAGAACTTGGACCTTAGTAAAGAAAATCTACCATTCGAAAGAGCCCTTGGAGTTTGA
- the LOC137968182 gene encoding uncharacterized protein, with the protein MVQLKGVQFDRCLTPPNAIGQPVLCVFSDASEDAFGACAYARWQLSTAGFNAKFITAKSRVAPLRKVTIPRLELQARLCWHGSAVKQGDSNHSFQSELEKSKIIQIPLSGDTSQESKNVADDVSRGIPVESLAGRWQYGPDFLRLPESEWPQDSSVADKVDVETEHCKVHIFGEQIKTRSPIDCDKFSSWRRLIRVTAYMLRFIRRVRACGHKESAEEGIPLKSEDGPLSPEELKDAETFWLKESRDRLSKGEFRNLSPYVDQEGVWRVGGRADKALVSYETRHPVLLPGDHQISRLIVQHAHQFGHPGVATTVAKTRTKYWIV; encoded by the exons ATGGTGCAGTTGAAAGGGGTGCAGTTTGATAGATGTCTTACGCCGCCAAACGCAATTGGACAACCCGTCCTTTGTGTTTTCTCTGATGCTTCAGAAGATGCATTTGGGGCTTGTGCATATGCAAGATGGCAATTAAGTACCGCAGGTTTCAACGCAAAGTTCATCACGGCCAAGTCAAGAGTAGCGCCTTTGAGGAAAGTGACCATACCCCGTTTGGAGCTTCAAG CAAGATTGTGTTGGCATGGATCTGCAGTGAAACAAGGCGATTCAAACCATTCGTTTCAGTCAGAGTTGGAGAAATCCAAGATAATTCAGATCCCGCTCAGTGGAGACACGTCCCAGGAGAGCAAAAACGTAGCAGATGATGTATCACGTGGAATTCCCGTGGAAAGCTTGGCTGGCAGGTGGCAGTATGGACCAGACTTTCTGCGTCTACCAGAGAGTGAGTGGCCGCAAGACTCCTCAGTTGCTGACAAAGTTGACGTTGAAACGGAGCACTGTAAAGTTCACATATTTGGTGAGCAGATCAAGACACGTTCTCCCATTGATTGTGACAAGTTTTCAAGCTGGAGACGGCTCATCAGAGTTACAGCTTACATGTTGAGGTTTATTCGCAGAGTGCGAGCATGTGGGCACAAAGAGTCGGCAGAGGAAGGAATACCATTGAAGTCTGAAGATGGCCCTCTCTCACCCGAAGAGTTAAAGGATGCAGAGACTTTCTGGTTAAAGGAGAGTCGAGACCGCCTCAGCAAAGGAGAATTTAGAAATCTCAGCCCTTACGTAGACCAAGAAGGCGTATGGAGAGTAGGTGGTCGCGCAGACAAAGCTTTAGTTTCGTATGAGACCAGACATCCTGTGTTACTTCCCGGAGACCATCAGATATCGCGTCTCATCGTTCAGCATGCTCATCAGTTTGGACACCCAGGAGTGGCAACGACAGTagcaaaaacaagaacaaagtaCTGGATCGTTTGA